A genomic segment from [Flavobacterium] thermophilum encodes:
- the livH_2 gene encoding LIV-I protein H, with amino-acid sequence MFIDQLFNGLSVGSILLLIAIGLAITFGLMGVINMAHGELMMVGAYTTYVIQQIFAHHAPQSAGMYFVIAIPSSFLIAALLGWGLEKSLIRHLYHRPLDSLLATWGISLILQQTARLIFGAPNVAVVPPSWLDGGIRLFGAVFPYKRLFILCLVLAIVFFLYMYLTKTRAGRRIQAVTMNRPMAACLGIATQKVDAYSFAIGSGLAGVAGCALTLLGPIGPTIGTYYIVDAFMVVILGGVGKLAGTLLGAFGLGLISTFVEYSTSATIAKVIVFVLIIAFLQWKPSGLLSLRTRSLD; translated from the coding sequence ATGTTTATTGACCAATTATTCAACGGGCTGAGCGTCGGTTCGATTTTGCTTTTGATCGCCATTGGGTTGGCGATCACCTTTGGATTGATGGGCGTCATCAATATGGCGCACGGTGAACTGATGATGGTCGGAGCGTACACAACCTACGTCATTCAACAAATCTTTGCCCATCATGCGCCGCAATCAGCGGGGATGTACTTTGTCATTGCCATTCCGTCGTCGTTTCTCATCGCTGCCTTGCTTGGGTGGGGGTTGGAAAAAAGCTTGATCCGCCATTTGTACCACCGCCCGCTGGACAGTTTGTTGGCGACATGGGGGATCAGTTTGATTTTGCAACAGACGGCCCGTCTCATCTTTGGGGCGCCCAACGTGGCGGTTGTGCCGCCAAGCTGGCTGGATGGCGGAATCCGCTTGTTTGGGGCGGTGTTTCCGTATAAACGGTTGTTTATTCTCTGTCTTGTATTGGCGATCGTGTTCTTTCTTTATATGTATTTAACGAAAACACGAGCTGGCCGACGCATTCAGGCTGTCACCATGAACCGGCCGATGGCGGCCTGTCTCGGCATTGCCACGCAGAAAGTTGATGCATACTCGTTTGCCATCGGTTCAGGATTGGCGGGGGTGGCGGGATGTGCGTTGACCTTGCTTGGGCCGATTGGGCCGACGATCGGCACGTACTATATTGTTGATGCATTTATGGTCGTCATTTTAGGAGGAGTGGGAAAACTGGCCGGGACGCTGCTGGGAGCGTTTGGCCTCGGCTTAATCTCCACCTTTGTCGAATATTCCACAAGCGCCACCATCGCCAAAGTCATTGTGTTCGTTCTCATTATTGCGTTCTTGCAATGGAAACCGTCCGGTCTTCTTAGCTTGAGGACGCGGTCGCTCGATTGA
- a CDS encoding leucine/isoleucine/valine transporter permease subunit, with protein sequence MNKRWGYWLFFVALFLAPFYLTEFRLSLLGKFLCFAIVAVGISLIWGYTGILSLGHGVYFGLGAYCMAMYLKLEASRGHLPDFMEWSSVRELPWFWKPFAHPVVAVIAAIVLPALLAALLSYFTFKNRIQGVYFSLLSQAVVVVFVTLFIGKQEWTGGTNGLTNFSTVFGFSLSSPLTQIVLYWLTAAVLALIFVMTRRLTTGRLGKVLIAIRDAENRVRFLGFNPTVYKVFVYSLSAAFAGVAGALFVLQVGLISPEMMGIIPSIEMVLWAAVGGRHSLMGAIMGAIVMNTAKSFLSENYPDLWLLLLGALFVVVVLFVPKGLAGIYESLAAVRIKEKRGHECEARVDVS encoded by the coding sequence GTGAACAAACGTTGGGGATACTGGCTGTTTTTCGTTGCTTTGTTTTTGGCGCCATTTTATTTAACGGAGTTTCGCCTGTCTTTGCTTGGCAAATTTCTTTGCTTTGCCATCGTGGCGGTCGGCATTTCTCTCATTTGGGGATATACCGGCATTTTGAGCCTCGGCCATGGGGTGTATTTTGGATTGGGTGCTTATTGCATGGCGATGTATTTGAAGCTCGAAGCTTCGCGAGGGCATTTGCCTGATTTTATGGAGTGGAGCAGTGTGCGCGAACTGCCGTGGTTTTGGAAGCCGTTTGCGCATCCTGTCGTGGCTGTCATAGCAGCGATCGTCTTGCCTGCATTGCTGGCTGCCCTATTAAGCTATTTCACGTTTAAAAATCGGATTCAAGGCGTCTATTTTTCTCTCCTTTCCCAGGCGGTTGTTGTCGTGTTTGTTACGCTGTTTATCGGCAAGCAAGAATGGACGGGTGGAACGAACGGCTTGACCAATTTTTCGACCGTGTTCGGCTTTTCGTTATCATCGCCGCTTACGCAAATTGTGTTGTATTGGCTGACAGCAGCTGTTCTTGCCCTCATTTTCGTTATGACGCGCCGTCTAACGACTGGTCGGCTAGGAAAAGTGCTCATTGCCATTCGCGACGCTGAAAATCGGGTTCGTTTTTTAGGGTTTAATCCGACCGTCTATAAAGTGTTTGTGTATAGTTTGTCAGCCGCCTTTGCCGGAGTGGCAGGCGCATTGTTTGTCCTGCAAGTCGGGCTCATTTCCCCGGAGATGATGGGGATTATTCCTTCAATCGAAATGGTGCTGTGGGCTGCTGTCGGCGGACGCCACTCGCTCATGGGCGCGATTATGGGCGCGATCGTCATGAACACGGCGAAAAGCTTTTTAAGCGAAAATTATCCAGATCTATGGCTGCTTTTGTTAGGCGCCTTGTTTGTCGTTGTTGTGCTGTTTGTTCCGAAGGGATTGGCGGGCATTTATGAATCGCTCGCTGCCGTTCGCATCAAAGAAAAAAGGGGGCATGAATGTGAAGCCCGTGTTGATGTGTCGTGA
- the livF_2 gene encoding LIV-I protein F: MLRLRDVTAGYDGSVVLDHVDMNVPLGRVTAVLGRNGVGKTTLMKTIIGLIRPMSGVIEWEGEDITRWPPERRARAGIGYVPQGREIFSALTVEENILLGLEAQAEKVRPQPTLDEMYALFPILKEMRQRKGGDLSGGQQQQLAIARALAGRPKLLLLDEPMEGIQPSIVALIHDAIMKIAEEKQVGIILVEHNVELAFSCADRFYILDRGAVVAKGDVDGADLTYIQSFLAV, translated from the coding sequence GTGCTGCGCCTCCGGGATGTAACGGCTGGCTATGACGGGAGTGTGGTGCTCGATCATGTTGACATGAATGTTCCTCTTGGTCGGGTGACGGCGGTGTTGGGCAGAAACGGGGTTGGAAAAACGACGTTGATGAAAACGATCATCGGGTTGATTCGCCCGATGTCAGGCGTCATCGAATGGGAGGGGGAAGATATCACGCGCTGGCCGCCGGAGCGGCGGGCGCGAGCGGGGATCGGCTATGTGCCGCAAGGGAGGGAAATTTTTTCGGCGTTGACGGTGGAGGAAAATATTCTTCTCGGGCTGGAAGCGCAGGCCGAAAAAGTCCGTCCCCAGCCGACCCTTGATGAAATGTACGCGCTGTTCCCGATTTTAAAAGAGATGCGCCAGCGAAAAGGAGGAGATTTAAGCGGCGGACAGCAGCAACAGCTGGCCATTGCCCGCGCGTTGGCCGGCCGGCCGAAACTGCTCTTGCTTGATGAACCGATGGAAGGCATTCAGCCCTCGATCGTTGCGTTGATTCATGATGCGATTATGAAAATCGCCGAAGAAAAGCAGGTTGGCATCATATTGGTCGAACATAACGTGGAGCTGGCGTTTTCTTGTGCCGATCGTTTCTATATTTTGGATCGCGGCGCTGTCGTGGCGAAAGGGGATGTCGATGGGGCTGATTTGACTTATATTCAATCGTTTCTTGCTGTTTAA
- the lsrA gene encoding Autoinducer 2 import ATP-binding protein LsrA: MKPVLMCRDVVVDFDGFRALQGVDLAVYPHEVRFLIGPNGAGKTTLLDVICGRTRATDGRVLFFSHDITQRPEYEIVQIGIARKFQSPSIFPFLTVWENMELAMRQDRRLRSVLRAKLTGEEKEMMAAQLEKIGLLDERHRLAGSLSHGQKQWLEIGMQLIQRPQLLLLDEPIAGMSAAERERTGEWLHEMAEHCAVIIVEHDMDFVRRYSKQVTVMHEGKVLCEGSMDEVQQNERVIDVYLGRGKNACCASGM; encoded by the coding sequence GTGAAGCCCGTGTTGATGTGTCGTGACGTCGTCGTTGACTTCGATGGATTTCGCGCTTTGCAAGGCGTCGATCTCGCGGTTTACCCCCATGAAGTGCGATTTTTGATCGGTCCGAACGGAGCGGGAAAAACGACGCTACTCGATGTCATTTGCGGGCGGACGAGAGCGACGGACGGGCGGGTGCTGTTTTTTTCCCATGACATCACGCAACGGCCGGAATATGAGATCGTGCAAATAGGGATCGCCCGGAAGTTTCAAAGCCCTTCCATTTTTCCGTTTTTGACGGTGTGGGAAAATATGGAGTTAGCCATGCGACAAGATCGGCGTCTGCGTTCCGTTTTGCGGGCGAAGCTGACTGGAGAAGAGAAAGAAATGATGGCAGCACAGCTAGAGAAAATTGGATTGCTCGATGAACGTCATCGCTTAGCGGGCTCGCTGTCTCATGGCCAAAAGCAGTGGTTGGAAATCGGCATGCAGCTCATTCAGCGTCCGCAGCTCCTCCTATTGGATGAGCCGATCGCCGGCATGAGTGCGGCGGAGCGGGAGCGCACGGGGGAATGGCTCCATGAAATGGCCGAACATTGTGCGGTCATTATTGTCGAGCATGATATGGACTTTGTCCGCCGCTATTCCAAACAAGTGACAGTCATGCATGAAGGAAAAGTATTGTGCGAAGGATCGATGGATGAAGTGCAGCAAAACGAACGAGTGATCGATGTGTACCTTGGAAGGGGGAAAAACGCGTGCTGCGCCTCCGGGATGTAA